From Macaca mulatta isolate MMU2019108-1 chromosome 1, T2T-MMU8v2.0, whole genome shotgun sequence, the proteins below share one genomic window:
- the LOC708663 gene encoding olfactory receptor 14I1-like — MDNITIFTEFLLMDISSSRELQILQGLLFLVIYLGALTGNLITGTVIVIDPHLHSPMYFFISNLSLIDLCCISISVPKLIVNSLTGSKSISLNECAAQIFFYIFFASIELAFLVVMSYDRYVAICHPLHYGLTITPRLCTQAAGASWACGLVYSAIHTGNMFRLPFTKSNVIHQYFCDVPQVMRISSSDVQFSESVILAVSACIVLVCFAFLSMSYINIFSTVLSMHSVEARNKALSTCTPHLVIFVLFVVSGLIAVLGPVANKASLKNLLTAMFYIMVPPFINPIIYSLRNRGINSALGKIFHRYFKFPSRKFS, encoded by the coding sequence ATGGACAACATCACCATCTTCACAGAATTCCTCCTCATGGATATCTCAAGCTCCCGGGAGCTCCAAATTTTGCAGGGTCTGCTGTTCTTAGTCATATATCTGGGAGCCTTGACTGGGAATCTTATAACAGGTACGGTCATTGTGATAGACCCACATCTTCATTCTCCAATGTACTTTTTTATAAGCAATTTGTCCCTCATAGACCTTTGCTGCATCTCAATAAGTGTTCCCAAGTTGATTGTGAATTCCCTGACAGGTAGTAAGTCAATCTCACTCAACGAATGTGcagctcagatttttttttatattttctttgcatcTATAGAGCTTGCTTTCCTTGTGGTGATGTCCTATGACCGCTATGTTGCCATTTGCCACCCTCTGCATTACGGGTTGACCATCACCCCACGTCTGTGCACACAGGCAGCAGGTGCTTCTTGGGCCTGTGGTCTGGTCTATTCAGCGATCCACACAGGCAACATGTTCAGGCTTCCCTTTACAAAGTCCAATGTGATTCATCAATATTTCTGTGATGTACCTCAAGTTATGAGAATCTCATCCTCAGATGTTCAGTTTTCTGAATCTGTGATCCTTGCTGTAAGTGCTTGCATTGTTTTAGTATGTTTCGCCTTCTTGTCTATGtcatacattaatatattttcaactGTGCTTAGTATGCATTCTGTGGAAGCTCGCAATAAAGCTTTATCCACCTGTACTCCACACttggtcatttttgttttgtttgtagtaTCTGGATTAATTGCTGTTTTAGGGCCCGTTGCAAATAAAGCATCCCTTAAAAATCTTCTGACAGCCATGTTTTATATCATGGTGCCCCCATTCATAAATCCCATTATCTACAGTCTACGGAACAGGGGGATTAACTCTGCTTTAGGCAAAATATTCCACAGATATTTTAAGTTCCCAAGCAGAAaattttcttga